The stretch of DNA CGCGAGCGCGGCATCACGATCAAGTCCCAGGCCGTCCGCATGCCGTGGGAGCTCGACGGGCAGACCTTCGCCCTGAACATGATCGACACCCCCGGACACGTCGACTTCTCGTACGAGGTCTCGCGGTCCCTCGCCGCGTGCGAGGGCGCCATCCTGCTCGTCGACGCGGCCCAGGGCATCGAGGCGCAGACGCTCGCCAACCTGTACCTGGCGCTCGAGAACGACCTCGAGATCATCCCGGTCCTCAACAAGATCGACCTGCCCGCCGCCGACCCGGACAAGTACGCGGCCGAGCTCGCGCAGCTCATCGGCGGCAAGCCGGAGGACGTGCTGCGCGTGTCCGGCAAGACCGGTGCGGGCGTGCCCGAGCTGCTCGACCGGGTCGTGGGCTCCGTCCCGGCGCCCGTCGGCACCGTCGACGCCGAGCCGCGCGCGATGATCTTCGACTCGGTGTACGACAGCTACCGCGGTGTCGTCACCTACGTCCGCATGATCGACGGGACGATCAAGCCGCGCGAGAAGATCCAGATGATGTCGACGCGGACGACCCACGAGATCCTCGAGATCGGCGTCTCCAGCCCGGAGCCGAAGCCGACCAAGGGACTCTCGGTCGGCGAGGTCGGGTACCTCATCACCGGGGTGAAGGACGTCCGCCAGTCGAAGGTCGGCGACACCGTCACGAGCGCGCAGCGCCCCGCGACCGAGGCACTGCCCGGCTACACGGACCCGAAGCCGATGGTCTTCTCGGGCCTGTACCCGATCGACGGCTCCGACTACCCGGACCTGCGTGAGGCGCTCGACAAGCTCAAGCTCTCCGACGCCGCGCTCGTGTACGAGCCCGAGACCTCGGTCGCGCTCGGCTTCGGCTTCCGCTGCGGCTTCCTCGGTCTGCTGCACCTCGAGATCATCACCGAGCGCCTGTCGCGGGAGTTCGGCCTCGACCTCATCACGACCGCGCCCAGCGTGGTCTACGAGGTGACGAACGAGGACAACTCCGTGACCGAGGTCACGAACCCGTCCGAGTTCCCGGGCGGTCGCATCGTCGAGGTCCGCGAGCCGATGGTGCGCGCGGCCATCCTCGCGCCGAAGGACTACGTCGGCGCGATCATGGAGCTCTGCCAGTCGCGCCGCGGCTCCCTGCTCGGCATGGAGTACCTGGGCGAGGACCGCGTCGAGATCCGCTACGAGATGCCCCTCGGCGAGATCGTGTTCGACTTCTTCGACCAGCTGAAGAGCAAGACGCAGGGCTACGCCTCGCTCGACTACGAGCCCACCGGCGACCAGGCCGCGGACCTCGTCAAGGTCGACATCCTGCTGCAGGGCGAGCAGGTCGACGCGTTCAGCGCGATCGTGCACCGCGACAAGGCCTACGCCTACGGCACGCTGATGACCGAGCGGCTCCGCAAGCTCATCCCGCGCCAGCAGTTCGAGGTGCCGATCCAGGCGGCGATCGGCGCGCGGATCATCGCCCGCGAGAGCATCCGGGCGATGCGCAAGGACGTCCTCGCGAAGTGCTACGGCGGTGACATCACCCGCAAGCGCAAGCTCCTCGAGAAGCAGAAGGAGGGCAAGAAGCGCATGAAGATGGTGGGTCGCGTCGAGGTCCCGCAGGAAGCCTTCATCGCGGCGCTCTCCGGCGACGTGGAAGAGAAGAAGAAGTAGCTCGACGACCGCGAGCAGCACGACGAGCAGCACGACGGAGCCCCGCCACGAGCGGGGCTCCGTCGTTCCCGGAACCGTTCGCTCCGCTGCGGGAACCGGACGAGACCGGCGGCGCTGCGCGTCGGTCGGTGGGGCGGTCCAGCCCATCCCTCCGCGGATGCGGCGGGCGGACCGGTCTGTCTGCCCGCACTCTGGGGGACCGGGGCGGTCACCCGATCCGTACAGTCGCACCTGGACCGACGGGGAGTGAACACCCCTCAGTTCGGGGCGGACCCGGCCGCCCGACCCGTGCACGCTCCCGTGTCGCGGTGTCCCTGGACCCGGGGTGCACACGGAGGTGCGAACAACGATGTCCCGTCACGCAACGACCGTCACCCGCGCACGGCGACGGCGGTCCGAACTCGTCACCATCGCCGCCGGGGTCGCCGCCGCGGTGGTGCTCGCACTGAGCTTCAGCGGCACGCTCTCGGTCTTCACGCAGGCCTTCGTGCACGGCACCAACACGGTCTCGACCTCGACGATCCGGATCGTGGAGACCGCGGCGGACGGTTCGCCGGGCGCCTGCACGACCACTGCCGACGGCACGGCGAGCTGCACCGACCCGGACCTCTACGGAGGCGGCTCGCTGCGTCCCGGAGACTCGTCGACGACCCAGACGATCTCCTTCGCGAACACCGGGACCGCGACGCCCACCGGGTTCCGGCTCACCGGCGGCCCGTGCACCACGGCGCCGACCAGCGGATCGGACCTGTGCAGCCAGCTCGTCGTGAAGATGACTTGGCGCGGCGCCGACGTGCTGCCCGCCTCCACCACCCCTGCCTTCCTGGCGGCGAACGCGATCACGCTGCCGAACCCGCCCGCGGCGGGGGAGCGCTTCCCGCTCACCGTGCAGGTGTCACTGCCGGAGAGCGCGACCGCGCCGACGTCGGGCGTGACCCTCTCGCAGGCCCTCACGTTCACCTTCTCGGCGTGACGGTGTCGTCGTGAGCAGGCACTCGACCACCGTCCGGCGCGCCTCGGTGCCCACGGGCTGGCTCCTCACCGCGGCGGGGCTCGTCGCCTCGGTCGCGCTCGCGCTGACGACGACCGGCACGACGTCGGCCTACACGGCGTCGATCGCGAACACCACGAACACCGCGAACACGGTCTCGATCGCGATGACGCAGGGTCCGGACGCATCGACCGTCGCGTGCCGGAGCACCGCCACGGGCACCACGTCGTGCGCGACCGACCTGTACGCCGGCAAGGACCTGCGACCGGGGGACACGACGCGCGGGACCGCGACGGTGATCCGGAACACCGGGGGCGTCACCGCGTCTGCCTTCTCGCTCGCCCCCGGCACCTGCATCGGCACGGTCTCCACGTCGAACAGCATCTGCTCGTGGCTGCGCGTCACCGTGACGTGGACGACGACGGCGGGGACGACGACCGTGGTCTCGGGGGAGAGTGCCGGGGCGATCAGCGGCAGGACCTTCCCCATCGACCCCGCTCCGGCTGCCGGTCAGGGCGGCACCGCCACCGTCACGGTCGCCCTCGACCCGGCGGCCCCGAACGACTCGCAGGCGCAGAGCATGAGCCAGTCGCTCGTGTGGACCTTCACCGCATGACGGCGGGGACCGCGGACGCGCGTATCGTCCCGACGGCTCGTCGTCGGCGCGCTCCCGGCCGTGCCGTGCGGGTGCGGGTCGTCGTCGCCGTCGCCGTCGTCCTGCTCGTGCTGCTCGCGATCGGCGTCGCGATGGCCGCAGGCGTCCGGACCTTCGACGTCCGGACCCCATCGATGGGCCGCGCGGCGCCGGTCGGGTCGCTCGTCGTGACGGTGCCGCCGGGTCAGCACCGCCTGGCCGTCGGCGACGTCGTCACGTTCGTCCCGCCGGTCACGGAGGGTAGCGGGACGGCGGCGCGACTGCCCTACACGCACCGCGTCACCGCGGTCGTCGACGGAGCGATCACGACCAAGGGTGACGCGAACGGTGCTGCGGACGCGTGGACCATCAGCCGCGGCGACGTCGTGGGGCGGGTGGTCGCGGTGCTGCCCGGCGGCGGGTGGGTGCTCCGGATGGTGCCGTGGACCGCCGGTGGCATCGGCCTCGTGTGGCTCCTCACCGGCTCCATCGCCGCGCGTGCTACCCGGACGGCCGCGCGGCTCGTCGGCGTGAGCGCCGTCCTCGCGGTCGTGGTCGCGGTCTTCCGGCCGTTCGTCGCACTCGTCGTGACCGGGGTCGATCCGGGCGCGCGTCCGACGGCGCACGTCGTGTCGACGGGGCTACTCCCGATCCGGGCGGTCGGTCCGTCCGGCGCGTCCGACCGGCTCCTCAGCGGTTCGGTCGGACAGGTGGCGCTGCCGCCGGGGTCGGACGGCGCGGTCGCGCTCACCGCGCAGCTCGACCTCTCCCCGCTCGGCTGGGTGACGCTCGCCCTGGTCTGCGCCGTCCCGCTCGTACTCGGGGTGCTCCTCGCCCGCTCGTCGCGTCGTGCGCCGTCGGAACGCGTCGATGCGGCGGACGTCCTGACGGGTCGCCCGACGGATCGCACGCAGCCCCGCCCGACGGATCGCGCGGAGCCCCGCCCGACGGATCGCGCGGAGCCCCGCCCGACGGATCGCGGGACCGACCGCGGGACGGATCGCGCGGAGCCCCGCCCGACGGATCGCGGGACCGACCGCGGGACGGATCGCTCGACTGACCGCCCGGCGGACAGCGCGCCCCACCGCGTGGCGCACAGCACGACGGACGCGACGACCGGCCGCGCGACGACCGACCCCGCGATGACCGACCCCGCGACGGACGCGACGACCGATCTCGCGACGGAGTCGCCGGTCGTCCCGACGGTCCCGGCATGATCGTCCGGACGCCGATCGTGCTCGCCGTGACGCTCGTGGCGGCGGTTGCAGCGCTCACCGGGATCGCAGCGCCGACCCAGGGCACGACCGCGGCCTACACCGCGACGACGTCGAACCGGAGCACCGCCACCACGGTCGGCGACTACGCCGTGACGGGTCTGCCCTTCCGTGACTCCTTCGCGGGTGGCCAGGGCGCTTGGCGGACCTACGGCGGATCGTGGACGACACAGACCAGGTTCGGCTACGGCACCCTGACCGAGACGTCCGGCTCGTCGGACGGACCGAAGGCCGTCACCGGTGACCCCGCGTGGACCGACTACACGATGCAGGCGGACGTGCAGGTGAACAGCGGCACGGACGCCGGGCTCCTGGTCCGGGTCACCGCTCCCGGCACGGGCGCGAACGCCTTCACCGGCTACTCGGTCGGGCTCGGCCTCGGCGAGAACGCGCTGTCGATCGACCGGACCGCGAACGTGGTCACCACCCGGCTGGCGCAGTCGACCGTTCCCGGCACGCTGCGGAACGGGCAGTTCTACCACCTGGTCGTCCAGGCTGCCGGATGCGGCATCACCGCCTGGTCGTCGACCGTCGGCGCGAACGACTGGACGCGGGTGAGCGTCTCGGAGTCGTCGGCCGACTGCCTGACGACGGGCGCGATCGGCCTGCGCGGCAACGGCAGTGCGGCCGGCTACCGCTTCGTGACGGCCACAGCGGGCGCCCTCGCCCCCTCGCTCGCGTCGGACCCCTGGAACTCGACGCTCTCCACCGGTCGGCTCGAGGACGGTGCGCCCGCGCGGGTGTACGGCGGAGCGTGGGCGGTCGACCAGCAGGAGGAGCGGATCCGCAGCACCGCGTACGCGAACAGCGGGGACAAGCAGGTCCTGAACCGGACGTGGGGCGACATGACCCTGACGGGTGACGTGCGCCTCATGCGCACCCCGAGGTCGGGCACCGACGCGGGGTTCATCGTCCGGGTGAACGACCCGTCGACCGGGATCGACTCGATGCGCGCGTACTCGGTCGGGATCACCAGGACGGGCATGACCATAGGGGAGCACCGGAACCCGGGGTTCGCGGGCGCCTTCGTGCCGTTCGGACGGACGGTGCAGGCCGGGGAGTGGTGGCACCTGACCGTCGAGGCGGTCGGGTGCACGATCACCGCCACCGCGTCGCCGGCCGACGGCGGGACGCCGGTGCAGGGGCGGGCGGACTTCGGCGCCTGCTCGCTGACGACCGGTGCGGTCGGCATCCGCGAGCAGGGGACCGAGGCCGAGTGGCGGAACATCGCCGTCACGCCGCGCTGACACAGGTCGACCCGAGCGGCCCCGGTACGATGGCCCCATGAGTTCCCGCGGCACGTACCGGACCGCCCTGACCTACGGTGCCGTCGGCGCCACGCAGGCGGCGGACCTCATGACCTACCCGCCGGAGGGCTTCACCCCGGCGGAGTCGCGGGCGCGGATCGGCCACGGCGACGCGCGGTTCGAGACCGCGGTGACGCAGGCCTTGACATGGCAGATCCAGGAGCGCAGCGGCATCCGCGTGCAGGTCGAGGACCAGCCCGACGACGACGAGGTCCGCTACAACCCGGTGACGTTCGACGAGCACGGCGTCCCCGTCGCGCCGGCGTCGATCGGCACGCCCCGCGTCGAGAAGTTCGCGGCCGACGGAACACCGCTGCTCACGGCCGGCACCACGGCGACGCTCGAGATGCACGCGTTCGGGCAGACCGTGCACGCGCCGGTCCGCGTCGTGTCGATCATCGACGAGACCGACCGCAAGGGCTTCGCGTACGGCACCCTCGAGGGGCACCCGCTCTCCGGCGAGGAGTCCTTCGTGGTCGAGCGGACGAGCGACGGGTCGGTGTGGCTCCAGGTCCGGCAGTTCTCGCAGCCGTCCAGCCGGAAGTGGGCGTTCGTCGCGCCCCTGCTCCGTCGACAGCAGCGGGTGATGGCCGCCAAGTACCTCAGCGCACTCCGAGGCGACTGACGACGGAACGCGCCGCGGCGCACGGCCACGAGCGCGGCAGTGCACGGGCCACGCCCCACCGCGCCCCGCTCAGTGCAGCGGCGGCAGCGCGGCGATCGCGTCCTCGAGCAGCCGGGCGTCCTGCACGCAGTCCCGCGCGACGCACACCGCACTCGTCCCCCGCAGTGCGTCGACCTCGTACACCCCGGTCGCCACCGCGACGAACGGGATCCCCACCGCGTCGGCCGCCTCGCCGTCCCGCGGGGTGTCCCCGACGATCACGGCACGCTCCCCGGACAGTGCGGCGGCGGCGCGCGCGGTGACCCCGGTGCGCTCGACCTCCGCGTCCCCGAAGTACGAGTGCTCCCAGTCGAACGCGTCGAGGTCGAAGCCCGCTCCGCCGAGCTTCACCCGTGCGCGGTGCTCGGAGTTGCCGGTCAGCAGGCCGTTCCGCCAGCCGAGCTCGGCGAAACGTCGGACGAGCGCTGCGGCTCCCGGTGCGGGGGAGCGGCGTTCGCCCCGGCCGTACCGTTCGTCGGTCAGGTCACGGAGGTGCCGGCTGACGGTGGGGATGAGCGCGTCGTCGAGGTCGTGCGCCCGGACGTGGTCGGCGATGAGCCCCGCGTCGGTGCGGCCGTGCTGGTGCCCGACCTTCAGCACCAGGTCGCGGCCGACGGCACGTTCGACGGCCAGGTGGTACAGGTTGCCCGGCGACGCGGCGTTCAGGACGAGGGTGCCGTCGATGTCCCACAGCACCGTGGTGGGGACGGTGTGGTGCTCCATGGCTCCATCATGGCCGAGAATGGAGTCCATGCCGAGTGCGCTCCCGATCGCCGATCCCGCTCCCGCGGACGGCCTGCTCACCCCCGGCCCGGGCGCCGGCGACGTCCCCTTCGGGGTGTACGTCCACGTGCCGTTCTGCCGGGTGCGCTGCGGCTACTGCGACTTCAACACCTACACGGCATCCGAGCTGCGCGGTGTGCGCCGCGACGACTACGCCGGCCACGCGGTGCAGGAGATCCGCTGGGCGGCCGAGGTGCTCGATCGCTCCGGCGTCCCGCGACGCCCGGTCTCGACGGTGTTCTTCGGCGGTGGCACGCCGACGATGCTGCCCGCGGACGACCTCGTGATGATCCTCCGGGCGATCGACGACACCTGGGGGATCCTCCCTGGGGCCGAGGTCACGACCGAGGCGAACCCGGACTCCGTGGACGCCGACTCGATCGCCACGCTCGAGCGCGGCGGGTTCACCCGGATGAGCTACGGCATGCAGTCCGCGGTGCCGCACGTCCTCGCCACGCTCGACCGGACGCACGACCCCGAGCGCGTCCCGGTGGTGGTCGACCTCGCGAAGCAGCGGGGTCTCGACGTCAGCCTCGACCTCATCTACTCGACGCCGGGGGAGTCCCTCGACGACTGGCGCACCTCGCTCGACGCCGCACTGGCCTGCACCCCCGACCACGTCTCGGCCTACTCGCTCATCGTCGAGGAGGGCACGGCCATGGGGCGCATGGTCGCCCGCGGCGAGCTCCCCGCGCCGGACGACGACCTGGCGGCGGACATGTACGAGCTCGCCGACCGCACCCTCGCCGACGCCGGGTACGCCTGGTACGAGGTGTCGAACTGGGCCCGCACCGACGAGCAGGGCGGCCCGGACCGCCACGCGAGCCGGCACAACCTGTCGTACTGGAAGGGCCACGACTGGTGGGGCGTCGGCCCGGGCGCGCACTCCGCGGTCGCCGGCACGCGCTGGTGGAACGTGAAGCACCCGGCCGCGTACGCGAACCGGGTGCTCTCCGGCGAGTCCCCGGCGGCCGGGCGCGAGACGCTCGACGCCGACACCCGGTACGTCGAGCGGGTGCTCCTGGCGGCGCGCGTTCGCGGCGAGCTCGGCACCGCGGAACTCGGTCGGGAGGCCCGTGGCCGCGTCGCCGGCCTCATCGCGCGTGGTCTCGTGGACGGCTCGGCCGCGGTGCGGGGACGCATCGAGCTGACCCTCCAGGGCCGGCTGCTCGCGGACGCCGTCGTCCGCGAACTGCTCGACTGACGCGCGGGCTGCCGCCCGCGCGCTACTGCTTGATGAACTCGATGGTGAGCGGGTAGCGGTAGAAGTCCCCGCGGTTCGCCGCCACGGCCGCCAGGATCGCGAACACGATCACGAGCACGCCGATGATCGGCAGCAGGACGAACCCGATCACGACCAGGCAGAGCAACCACGCCACGACGTACGCGATCGCCATCGTGATGTGGAAGTTCAGCGCCTGGCGGGTGTGCTCCTTGATGAACTGCCCACGGTCGCGCAGCACCAGGTAGGCGATGATCGGCACGACCAGGCTGAAGAAGATGCCGCCGACGTGCGTCAGGGTCGCCCACAGGCGCTGGTCCTCCGGCGACATCGGCTGCGGCGGCGTGAAGCCGGCCGGGTACTGCGGTCCCTGCGGGTTCTGGGGTCCCCCCGCCTGTTGGCCGTACCGGCCGTCCTGCGGGCCGCCTGGTTGCTGTCCGTAGCTCATGCCGTGAGCGTACCGGCGCAGGCCCCCGCGGTCCCGGTCGGTCGGTGGTCGGGCGTAGGATCAGCAGTCGACACGTCCGAGTGCCAGCATCGAACGGAAGGGGTCCGGATGGTCAGCGAACGCTCCCTCGAGGTCCTCAAGGCCATCGTGCGGGACTACGTCGCATCGCGGGAGCCCGTCGGCTCGAAGACGATCGTCGAGCGCCACGCCTTCGGGGTCAGCGCGGCGACGATCCGCAACGACATGGCGCAGCTCGAGGACGAGCAGCTCATCGCGGCGCCGCACACGTCGTCCGGCCGGGTCCCGACGGACAAGGGCTACCGGGTCTTCGTCGACCACCTCGCGGCCGCGCGGCCGCTGTCGAGCGCGCAACGGCACGCGATCGAGACCTTCCTCGGCACGCCGAACGACCTCGACGAGGTCCTCGGGCGCACCGTGCGCCTGCTCAGCCAGCTCACGAACCAGGTCGCGCTCGTGCAGTACCCGTCGATGGTGCGCGCCCGCGTGCAGCACGTCGAGCTCGTCCGGCTCGGTGACACCCGGCTCATGGTCGTCCTCATCACGGACACCGCCCGGGTCGAGCAGCGCGTGGTCGAGACCGACGTCCCCCTCGACGAGGACTCCCTCACCGAGCTCCGCACCGTGGTGAACGGCGCGAGCGTCGGACTCCTGCTGCAGGACGTGCCCCGGGCCCTGCGCGCAGTGCCGCAGCAGCTCCGCCCGGACGCGCAGGCGCTCGGTGGGGTCGTCGTCGCGACGCTCATCGAGCAGGTGGCTGCGAACCGCCAGGACCGCCTGGTGATGGCCGGCGCGGCGAACCTGGCGAAGAGCGAGCGGGACTTCTCCGGCGGCCTGTTCCCCGTGCTCGAGGCGATCGAGGAACAGGTGACCCTGCTCCGGTTGTTCGGCGAGATGCAGGTGGACGACGTGGCCGTGGCCGCGAGCATCGGCGCCGAGAACGCCGAGTACGGCCTCGACGCGACGAGCATCGTGGCCGGCGGGTACCTCGCCGGCGGCGGGGCGGTCGCCCGACTGGGCGTCCTGGGCCCGACCCGCATGGACTACGGCACGAACATGGCCGCCGTCCGCGCGGTCGCACGGTACCTGTCCAAGCTGCTGGGCGAACATTGACCGGACCACGCGCCCGACGCGCGGTGTCCTGCGGACCGGCTCCGCGCCTCCAGACCGATCTGCGGCGACCGCCGCGACCCACCGACCGAACCGAAACCGACTGAGGGAACCGTGGCAGACCACTACGACGTCCTCGGCGTCCAGCCGGACGCCTCCGATGCCGACATCAAGAAGGCCTACCGACGGCTGGCGCGCGAGCTGCACCCGGACGTCAACCCGAGCCCGGACGCGGCCGAGCGCTTCAAGGACGTGACGCACGCGTACGACGTGCTGAGCGACCCGGAGCAGCGCCGGCGCTACGACGCCGGGCCGCAGGCCGACAGCCCCTTCGGCGGCGGCGCCGGCGGGTTCAGCGACATCTTCGACGCCTTCTTCGGCGGCGGGGGCGGCGGTGGACGTGGCAACGGTCCGCGGAGCCGGGCCGAGCGCGGACAGGACGCCCTGCTGCGCATCGAGGTCGACCTGGACGAGGTCGTCTTCGGCACGCACAAGGACGTCGAGGTCGACACGGCCGTCGTCTGCGAGACCTGCAACGGCTCGTGCTGCGCGCCGGGGACGAGCCCGCGCACCTGCGACATCTGCGGCGGCTCCGGGCACATCCAGCGCCAGGTCCGCTCCCTGCTGGGCAACGTCGTGACGAGCGCCCCCTGCGGGACGTGCCGCGGCTACGGCACCGTCATCCCGAGCCCCTGCCCGACGTGCCAGGGACAGGGCCGCGTCCGCGCGCGCCGCACCATCCCCGTCGACGTGCCCGCGGGTGTCGAGACCGGGCTCCGGCTGCAGATGCCCGGACAGGGCGAGGTCGGCCCGGCCGGCGGTCCCTCGGGTGACCTCTACCTCGAGGTCAAGGTGCGCCACCACGACGTCTACAGCCGTGACGGCGACGACCTGCTCGCGACGCTCGAGGTCCAGATGACCGATGCGATCCTCGGTGCCCACACCACGATCGACGGGCTCGACGGGCCGGTCGAGCTCGAGATCCGTCCGGGCGTGCAGAGCGCCGACGTCCTGGTGATCAAGGACCGCGGCGTGACCAAGCTGCGCGGCAACGGACGAGGCGACCTCCGCGTCGGGGTGCAGGTCGTGACGCCGACGAAGCTCTCCCACAAGGAGCGTGGACTGGTCGAGCAGCTCGCGAAGTCCCACAGGGCACCGGGACCGCAGCTCGCGCGCTTCCAGCAGGGCATGTTCGGCAAGCTCCGCGACCGCTTCTTCAACTTCTGATGGCCTCGCTCCACCTGGTCGAGCCGGGCGGGCTCGACGGCGTCGGTGTCGGCGACCCGGTGTCGCTCGACGGCGCCGAGGGGCGGCACGCGGTGTCCGTCGCGCGGGTCCGCGTCGGCGAGACGCTGCGCATCGCGGACGGGCGCGGGACGGTCGTGACCGGTGCGGTGGTCGCGACGGGCAAGGACTCGTTGACGCTGACCGTGTCCGACGTCTCGGTCGACGCGGCTCCGCGCCCCGCGCTGGTGCTCGTGCAGGCGCTCGCGAAGGGCGGACGGGACGAGATGGCGGTGCAGGCCGCGACCGAGATCGGCGTCGACCGGATCGTCCCCTGGTCGGCCGCGCGGAGCGTGTCCCGGTGGGACGGTGCGAAGGTCGAGAAGGGTCGCGCCCGGTGGGCGGCGATCGCCCAGGAGGCCGCGAAGCAGGCGGTCCGTTCGCGCGTCCCGTCGGTGGACGCGCCGGTGACGACGACGCAGCTGGCCGGGCTGGTCGGCTCGTCGTCGGGTGGTGCCGCATCGTCGGGTGCCGTCCCGTCGTCCGGGGCTGCCCGGTCGTCGGGTGCTGTCCCGTCGTCGGGTGCTGTCCCGTCGTCGGGTGCTGTCCCGTCGTCGGACGTCGGCCGGGAGGCGCGGCGTGCGGTGGTCGTGCTGGACCCGGTGGGTGCGGTGCGGCTCTCGGCGTGGGAGCCGCCCGCGGACGTCGACGAGATCGTCCTGGTGGTCGGCCCGGAGGGCGGCATCGACGGATCCGAGTTCGACCGGCTCGAGGCCGCCGGTGCGGTCCGGGTGCGGCTCGGTGACACCGTGCTCCGCACATCGACCGCCGGGCCTGCGGCCCTGGCGGTCTTGCAGACCCGGCTCGGGCGCTGGTAGCGGCGTCGGAGGCGGGTCCTACGATGGACACCATGAGCAGCAGCGAGCCGAGCATCTTCTCGAAGATCGTCGCGCGCGAGGTCCCGGCGACGATCGTGGCCGAGGACGACCGGGTGATCGCCTTCGAGGACATCGCGCCCAAGGCGCCCGTCCACGTGCTCGTGGTGCCCAAGACCGAGCAGTACCGCGACGTCTCCGAGCTCGCCGCCGGCGACCCGGAGCTGCTCGCACACGTCGTCGCCACCGCCCGTCGCATCGCCGACGAGCGGTCCGGTGGCCAGTTCCGTCTCGTCTTCAACACCGGCGAAGCCGCCGGTCAGACCGTGTTCCACGTGCACGCGCACGTCCTCGCAGGTGATCTGCACGAAGGGAATCTCCTTGCCGGTTGACGAACCCGTCCGTCCCGAACCCACCCAGCCCGGGGCCGACCGCCCCGTGGCGCGTCCCGTGACCGACCCGTCGGACGTCACCGTCGACATCCAGGTCGACGGCATCGCCATGGTGCAGCTCCTCGGCCCGCAGGACCGCCTGCTCAAGACGGTCGAACGCCAGTACCCGGGCGTCCGGGTGCTCGTCCGCGGGAACGAGGTGTCCCTGACCGGTGCCGAGCGCGACGTCGCCCGCGCACACGCCCTCGTCGACGAACTCGTCGCCATGGTGAAGCGCGGCCAGGACATCGGCCCGGCCGACATCCCGACGTCGGCGCGCATCCTCGACGAGGACCGCAAGCCCTCGGACACCTTCGGCACGCCGATCGTCTCGAGCCGCGGCAAGTCCGTGCGCCCGAAGACCGACGGGCAGCGTGCCTACGTCGACGCGATCGACCAGCACACCATCACCTTCGGCATCGGGCCGGCCGGTACGGGCAAGACCTACCTGGCGATGGCCAAGGCCGTCCAGGCGCTCCAGCGGCGTGAGGTCACGCGCATCATCCTGACCCGTCCCGCGGTCGAGGCGGGGGAGCGGCTCGGGTTCCTGCCGGGCACCCTGACCGACAAGATCGACCCGTACCTGCGACCGCTGTACGACGCGCTCAACGAGATGATGGACCCCGAGCTGGTGCCGAAGCTGCTCGCGGCCGGCACGGTCGAGGTCGCACCGCTGGCGTACATGCGCGGCCGGACGCTGAACGACTCGTTCGTCATCCTCGACGAGGCGCAGAACACCACGCCCGAGCAGATGAAGATGTTCCTGACGCGCCTCGGCTTCGGCTCGAAGATGGTCGTCACGGGTGACATCACCCAGGTCGACCTGCCCGGCAACCTGTCCGGTCTCCGGC from Curtobacterium sp. SGAir0471 encodes:
- a CDS encoding DUF4870 domain-containing protein, which produces MSYGQQPGGPQDGRYGQQAGGPQNPQGPQYPAGFTPPQPMSPEDQRLWATLTHVGGIFFSLVVPIIAYLVLRDRGQFIKEHTRQALNFHITMAIAYVVAWLLCLVVIGFVLLPIIGVLVIVFAILAAVAANRGDFYRYPLTIEFIKQ
- the hrcA gene encoding heat-inducible transcriptional repressor HrcA, which produces MVSERSLEVLKAIVRDYVASREPVGSKTIVERHAFGVSAATIRNDMAQLEDEQLIAAPHTSSGRVPTDKGYRVFVDHLAAARPLSSAQRHAIETFLGTPNDLDEVLGRTVRLLSQLTNQVALVQYPSMVRARVQHVELVRLGDTRLMVVLITDTARVEQRVVETDVPLDEDSLTELRTVVNGASVGLLLQDVPRALRAVPQQLRPDAQALGGVVVATLIEQVAANRQDRLVMAGAANLAKSERDFSGGLFPVLEAIEEQVTLLRLFGEMQVDDVAVAASIGAENAEYGLDATSIVAGGYLAGGGAVARLGVLGPTRMDYGTNMAAVRAVARYLSKLLGEH
- the dnaJ gene encoding molecular chaperone DnaJ, with amino-acid sequence MADHYDVLGVQPDASDADIKKAYRRLARELHPDVNPSPDAAERFKDVTHAYDVLSDPEQRRRYDAGPQADSPFGGGAGGFSDIFDAFFGGGGGGGRGNGPRSRAERGQDALLRIEVDLDEVVFGTHKDVEVDTAVVCETCNGSCCAPGTSPRTCDICGGSGHIQRQVRSLLGNVVTSAPCGTCRGYGTVIPSPCPTCQGQGRVRARRTIPVDVPAGVETGLRLQMPGQGEVGPAGGPSGDLYLEVKVRHHDVYSRDGDDLLATLEVQMTDAILGAHTTIDGLDGPVELEIRPGVQSADVLVIKDRGVTKLRGNGRGDLRVGVQVVTPTKLSHKERGLVEQLAKSHRAPGPQLARFQQGMFGKLRDRFFNF
- a CDS encoding RsmE family RNA methyltransferase, with protein sequence MASLHLVEPGGLDGVGVGDPVSLDGAEGRHAVSVARVRVGETLRIADGRGTVVTGAVVATGKDSLTLTVSDVSVDAAPRPALVLVQALAKGGRDEMAVQAATEIGVDRIVPWSAARSVSRWDGAKVEKGRARWAAIAQEAAKQAVRSRVPSVDAPVTTTQLAGLVGSSSGGAASSGAVPSSGAARSSGAVPSSGAVPSSGAVPSSDVGREARRAVVVLDPVGAVRLSAWEPPADVDEIVLVVGPEGGIDGSEFDRLEAAGAVRVRLGDTVLRTSTAGPAALAVLQTRLGRW
- a CDS encoding histidine triad nucleotide-binding protein, whose amino-acid sequence is MSSSEPSIFSKIVAREVPATIVAEDDRVIAFEDIAPKAPVHVLVVPKTEQYRDVSELAAGDPELLAHVVATARRIADERSGGQFRLVFNTGEAAGQTVFHVHAHVLAGDLHEGNLLAG
- a CDS encoding PhoH family protein yields the protein MVQLLGPQDRLLKTVERQYPGVRVLVRGNEVSLTGAERDVARAHALVDELVAMVKRGQDIGPADIPTSARILDEDRKPSDTFGTPIVSSRGKSVRPKTDGQRAYVDAIDQHTITFGIGPAGTGKTYLAMAKAVQALQRREVTRIILTRPAVEAGERLGFLPGTLTDKIDPYLRPLYDALNEMMDPELVPKLLAAGTVEVAPLAYMRGRTLNDSFVILDEAQNTTPEQMKMFLTRLGFGSKMVVTGDITQVDLPGNLSGLRLVTRILGDVDDIHFARLGSEDVVRHTLVGRIVDAYTVYDEERLAEQAGHRPGGRGTAPVGNPEGANRAERRGRPPQDRQPSPYPQNDARGGNR